ACGCGCATCCCGATGACGAGGCGAGCGGCACGGCCGGGTCGATGATCCTCACCTCCCGGGCCGGGCACCGCGTCGTCCTCGTCTACGCGACCTTCGGCGAGCACGGCACCGTGCCTCCGGATCTGGCCGAAGGGAGGTCCCTCGCCGACCACCGCCGCACCGAGGCGATGGCCTCGGCCCGGATCACCGGCGCGGCCCGGGTGGAGTGGCTCGGCTACACCGACTCGGGGATGAGCGGGTGGGAGCAGAACGCCCACGCGACCTCCTTCCACGGGGCCGACCTCGACGAGGCTGCCGGGCGGGTCGCGGCGGTCCTCGACGAGGAGGACGCGGACATCCTCGTCGGCTACGACTGGCACGGCGGCTACGGCCACCCCGACCACGTGAAGGTCCACCACGTCGCCCACCGCGCCGCGGAGCTGGCCGCCCGCCGCCCCCGGGTCCTGGAGAACACGATGAACCGGGACCGCCTGCGCGAGCAGCTCGCGGCAGCCCGGGAGATGGGTCTCGACCCGGGCTTCGACGCGGACGCGCCGATGGACGACGGCAACCTCATCGGACTGCCGCAGAGCGAGATCCACCACGCGGTCGACGTCACCGAGGTGATCGCGGACAAGCGGGCCGCCCTCACCTGCCACGCCTCCCAGGTCGACGTCCAGCAGATGCTGGCCATGCCGCCGGAGGTGTATGCCGAGGCCTTCGGCACCGAGCACTACGCGGAGCCGGGGCGACCACCGGGGATGGCGAGCAGCCTCCCCTTCGCCTGACCCCCGCCCAGCGTCAGCGCAGAGCGACCCGGACCCGACCGTCCACGGCGGCGAAGGCGACGTCCGCGAGGGACCCGACCACCAGGTCGGCCCGGGCCAGCTCGTTCGTGGTGGTCGTCGTCGTCACCGCGAGCACGGTGCACCCGGCCGCCCTGGCGGCATCGATCCCGCTCGGCGCGTCCTCGCACACCAGGGCGCGCGCGGGGTCGACACCCAGACGCTCGGCCGCGAGCAGGAACGGGTCCGGGTGCGGCTTGCCCCGCTCGACGTCCTCGACGGTCACGAAGCCGGCCGGCACGTCGATCCCCGCCGCCGCGAGGCGGGTCTCCGCGAGCGCCCGCGTCGCGGAGGTGGCGATGGCGAAGGGGGTGGGGGGCTCGGCCCCGGACAGCACCGCGATCGCCTCGAGGACGCCGGGCAGGGCAACGATGCCGGTGACGTCGGCGATCTCGAGCTCCTCGATCCGCGCGAGCGCGTCCCGCGCTTCGAGGTGCGGGCCGACCTGCTCGATGATGGCCGCCGCCGGCATCCCGTGGAAGCCGCGCAACCGCTCCGGGTCGATCCCGTGCTCGCGCGCCCAGCGCACCCACGAGCGCTCGACGGAGGCGCTGGAGTCGACGAGCGTGCCGTCGTTGTCGAAGATCACGGCGTCGAAGGTGCGCTCGAGCACGGCGGCGGAGGAGGTCATGCACCCAAGTCTCCGTCACTGCCACGATGGCCCCATGATCGACCCGACCGACCGACGACACCTGCTGCGGGCCGTGGAGCTGGCGGAGGAGGCGCTCGACGCCCACGACGAGCCCTTCGGATCCCTCCTGGTCACCGCCGACGGCATCGTCCGCCTCGAGGACCGCAACCGGGTCTCGGGCGGTGACCACACCCAGCACCCCGAGTTCGCCATCGCCCGGTGGGCGGCGCAGCACCTGACCCCGCAGGAGCGCGCGGCGGCCACCGTCTACACCTCCGGCGAGCACTGCCCGATGTGCGCCGCCGCCCACGGCTGGGTCGGCCTGGGGCGCATCGTCTACGCGAGCAGCTCCGCGCAGCTGGCGCAGTGGGCGGACGAGCTGGGCCTGCCGCCCGCCCCGGTCGCGACGATCCCGATCACGACGATCGTCCCCGGCGCCGTCGTCGACGGCCCGGACGAGGAGCTCGCCCGGCAGGTGCGTGCGCTGCACGCCCGCCGGGTTTGACGCCTCCTCGCTGGGTCGATGTATTCGGGCGCGTGCTGACGCGCCCGAATACATCGACCCGACGGCGGCGAGGGCCACCTGCCTAGAGTGGGCTCGACACGGGAGGTCACGCATGTACGCCACATCCTCGTCCGCACCGGAGCCACCACCCCCGCCGGCCATCGGGCCGGCCTCGCGCGGCCTGTGGCTCATGGGCAGCGACGTGGACCTGGCCCGGCGACTGGCCCGGTCGGGATTCGACTGGATCGCGCTCGACGCCCAGCACGGCGCCATCGACCGCTCCGCACTGGTCGACCTCGGCCGTGCGCTCGGTGACGTCGGGACCAACTTCGTCGTGCGCGTCCCCGGGGTCGACCACTCGTGGATCGGCGCCTCGCTCGACGCCGGGGCCGCCGGGGTGGTCATCCCCTCGGTGACCTCGGTCGACGACGCGCAGGCAGGGGTCCGCGCGACCTTCTACCCCCCGCTCGGCGAGCGCAGCTGGGGTCCGCTCACCCCGATGTGGGACGGCTACGCCCCGGACGCCGAGCGGGCGAACGCCCACGTGCAGTGCGCGGTGATGATCGAGACCGCCGGCGCGCTCGAGGCGGTCGAGGAGATCGCCGCTCTCGACGGGGTGGGCCTGCTCTTCCTCGGCCCCGTCGACCTGTCGCTCTCCCTGGGGGTGAGCGTCGACGAGCTGCTCGCCGACGACTCCCCGACCGGCCCGGTGCCGCGCATCCTCGCCGCGGCCCGGCGCAACGGCAGCGACGTCGCGGCCTTCGCCGGCGACCCCTCACGGGTCCCCGCGCTGCGCGCCCTGGGCATCGACCGCGTCGCCGTCGCCACCGACATCGCGCTCGTGGCCCTGGGCGCCGAGCGGGTGCTCGACCTGACCTGACCCCGGCTGGGTCGATGTATTCCGGCGCCTTCAGGCACGTGTGATTTGAAGGGACATGCCTGACAGGTATGTGAAGAGACATCGCTGACAACCGGGGGCTCGGTAGCGGCCCGGAAGATGGGCTGCATGAGTCAGCAGGCGGTCTCGGTGGAAGTTCGGTTGGCGGTCGGTGCTCACGCTGTCTTGGAGGATGCCTCGGGGACCTCGGTGAGCGAGCTGTGCAAGCAGCAGGGCATCTCGCGGGATACGTACTACCGGTATCGGCGCCGGATGCGCGAAGAGGGCGTTCAAGGTTTGGTCCCGCGCTCGAGGCGGCCGAACAACTCGCCCAGGGCCACGGACGCTGACACGGTCGCGGCGGTGCTCGACAAGCACGACGAGCTGGTTGCAGAGGGCTGGGACGGCGGGGCCATGTCGGTGCACGATTGGCTCACCCTGGCGGGCGTGGAGGTCCCCTCGGCGCGCACCTGCCACAAGATCCTGACCGACCACGGGCGCACCGAGCCGACACCGTCCAAGCGGCCCAAGTCCAGCTACCGCCGCTTCGAGGCGATGAAACCCAACGGGGTGTGGCAGCTGGACGGGCACGAGGTCAAGCTCACCGAGGGCAAGGGCGTCGTGCTGCGCTTCCAGGACGACCACTCCCGCATGCTGATGGCCTCACGCGCCGCCAGCGCCGAAACGGGCGAGGACACCTGGAAATGCATGGTCGCCGCTATGGACCGCCACGCAAAGCCGGCGTTCATCCAGTGCGACAACAGCACGGCCTTCACCGCCCGGCTGATCAAGGGCGGGGGCTACTCCATCCTGGAGGCTCGCCTGCACCGCATCGGGGTCGGGATGATCAACTCCAGCCCCAAGCACCCGCAGACCAACGGCAAGAAGGAACGCGAGTGGCAGACGCTGGAGCAGTGGCTCAGAGCGCGTGAGCGCGCCACGGACCTACCCGAGCTGCAACGCCTGCTCGATGCCTACGACCTGATCTTCAACACCGAACGCCCGCACCAGGGCATCGCCGGAAGCACGCCCGCGCGGCGCTACGCAGCCACCGACAAGGCCCTTCCAGACCCTGAGCAGCTCAAGGAACGCCAGTTCGTGCGTGAGGTCACTCTGCCCCCGGCCGGGTACTTCGACCTGCCCGGAGCCCGGGTCAGCCTCGGCGTCGCCTGGGCCGGCGCGACCCTGCACTACCTCATCGACCAGGACCACGCCGTCCTCTTCCACGAAGAACGCATCCTGGGACACATCCAACTCGACCCGGACAAGATCACCACGCCCAAAACCGGCCGCACGTACTATCGAGTCGAAGCACGCCCCTGACTGTCAGACATGTCCCTTCACGACTGTCCGACATGTCCCTTCACAGGACACGCCTTCAGGCACGCCCGAATACATCGACCCGGCGGCAGCGAGGGGCTGATGGGCCGTCTACGCTCGTCCCCCGTGACCGAACCCACGGACCGGCCGGGTGTCGACCCCGACGACCTGGCCACCACCCTTCGCGTCCTCGGGATGCTCCACGAGCTACCCGCGGGCCACGAGGACGTCGCCACGGTCAAGCGCGCGGCAGGGACGATGTACAACCGCGTGCGCAAGGCCCGCCGACGCGAGGCGCGCCGGGCCGAGCGGGCGCCGAAGGTCGCCCACGACACCGCGGTGCTCGAGGCGACGGCGACCGGCTCGCCGATGCGCATCGACGACGAGACGAAGGGGGTCACCCTCACCTCGTCCGTGGCCGGCGGACGCCGCTTCGCCGGCGAGCTGCAGATCCCCCGCGGCTGCTACGTCTGCCACGAGAAGTACACCCTCGTCGACAGCTTCTACCACTGGTTGTGTCCCGACTGCGCTGCCGCGAGCCACACCCGCCGCGACCAGGGCACCGACCTGCGCGGGCGCCGCGCGCTGCTCACCGGCGGTCGCGCCAAGATCGGGATGTACATCGCCCTGCGCCTGCTGCGCGACGGCGCGGACCTGACGATCACGACCCGTTTCCCGCGGGACGCGGCGCGGCGGTTCGCGGAGCTCGCCGACTCCCCCGAGTGGATCGAGCGGCTGACCATCGTCGGGATCGACCTGCGTGACCCGACCCAGGTGGTCGCCCTGGCCGACGAGGTCGCTGCCGCAGGGCCGCTCGACATCCTGATCAACAACGCCTGCCAGACGGTGCGCCGCTCCCCCGGCGCGTACTCCCACCTCGTCGAGGGCGAGTCGCAGCCGCTGCCGAGCGGTGGCCCCAGCCCGACGATGCTCTCCTTCGACCGGGTCAGTGAGGCCCACCCCGCCGCGCTCGTCGGCACGCTGGGCGAGCACCCGGTGCCGCACGCGGACGTCGCCGCCCGGTCGGCGGCGGACATGACGCGTCTGGCCCTGCAGGCCGGTGGCGCCAGCCTCGAGGCGCACCGGGCCGGCACCGCCGTCGACGCCGGCGGGCTGCTGCCGGACGTCGTCACGACCAACTCGTGGAAGCAGACCGTCGACGAGGTCGACCCCCTCGAGCTGCTCGAGGTGCAGATGTGCAACTCGGTCGCGCCCTTCCTCCTCGTCTCCCGCCTGCGCCCGGCGATGCGGGCGGCCGTCGAGCGGCGGCGGGAGCAGCTCGCCCACAGGGACACCGCCCGGGCCTACGTCGTCAACGTCTCGGCGATGGAGGGGCAGTTCTCCCGCCGGTACAAGGGCGCCGGCCACCCGCACACCAACATGGCCAAGGCCTCGCTCAACATGCTCACCCGCACCTCCGCGGGCGAGATGTACACGAGCGACCGGATCCTCATGACGGCCGTCGACACCGGCTGGATCACCGACGAGCGACCCCACCACGAGAAGCTGGCGATCGCCGAGGAGGGCTGGCACGCACCGCTGGACCTCGTCGACGGAGCCGCCCGCGTCTACGACCCGATCGTGCGCGGCGAGCGCGGCGAGGACCTCCACGGCGTCTTCCTCAAGGACTACGAGCCCCACCCCTGGTGAGGTGGTGGTACAACGGTTTTGTTTGGTCCCGCCCACAACGGGGAACAAAGAGGGCTACGGTGAGGACAGTCACACCTGCGGACGAAGGGAGCGGTGGCCATGGCCCCGAAGGATTCGACGTTCTTGGGCTGGCCCGTGCTGCGGCAGCTGGCCTCCGGAGACTTCCTCGGCCGCGGCAACGCGGTCACCTCGCGCCGGACCCGTGAGGTCGAGGCGCGCACCACGACCGCCGACCGCGTCGTGCAGAGCGTGTGCCCCTACTGCGCCGTCGGCTGCGGGCAGCGGGTCTTCGTCAAGGACGAGAAGGTCGTGCAGATCGAGGGGGATCCGGACTCACCGGTGAGCCGTGGGCGGCTGTGCCCCAAGGGCGCGGCGAGCGAGCAGCTCGTCAACTCCCCCTCCCGCCAGACGCACGTCCTCTACCGCGCGCCCGGCGCCTCGGAGTGGCAGCGGCTCGACCGGGACGAGGCCATCGACATGGTCGCCGACCGGTACCTCGAGGCCCGGGCCAACAAGTGGCAGGAGTTCGACGACAAGGGACGACGCCTGCGTCGGACCATGGGGATCGCCTCGCTCGGGGGAGCCACCCTCGACAACGAGGAGAACTACCTCATGAAGAAGCTGTTCACGGCTTCCGGGGCGATCCAGATCGAGAACCAGGCCCGTATTTGACACAGCGCAACGGTTCCCAGTCTGGGATCCTCGTTCGGCCGAGGCGGCGCCACGCAGTACCTGCAGGACATGGCCAACTCGGACTGCATCATCATCCAGGGCTCCAACATGGCCGAGTGCCACCCGGTGGGCTTCCAGTGGGTCTCCGAGGCCAAGGCCCGGGGGGCGCGGATCATCCACGTCGACCCCCGGTTCACCCGCACGTCGGCGATCGCGGACACGCACGCCGCGATCCGGGCGGGCACGGACGTCGTCCTGCTCGGTGCGCTGATCAACCACGTCCTGAGCAACGACCTGTACTTCCACGACTACGTCGTCAGCTACACCAACGCAGCGACGCTCGTCAGCGAGGACTTCCGCGACACCGAGGACCTCGACGGCGTCTTCTCCGGGTACGACCCGGAGACCGGCAAGTACGACATGACCTCGTGGGGCTACGAAGAGGGGTCGGAGCCGCCGAGCGAGTCCGATCCGGGCGACAAGGTCGGTGGACCCGAGTCCGAGCACGGCGGGACGAAGGCGTCGCGGGCAGCCGGTGACCAGCACGGCGGTGCGGGGCCGACGCTGGAGAACGGCTCCGTCACTCGTGACGAGACCCTGCAGCACCCGCGCACGGTCTTCCAGCTGCTCAAGCGGCACTACCAGCGCTACACGCCGGAGATGGTCGCGGACGTCTGCGGCATCCCGGTGGAGCAGTTCCACGAGATCGCCGACGCACTGACCGCCAACTCCGGACGTGAGCGCACGACGTGCTTCGCCTACGCCCTGGGCTGGACCCAGCACAGCCTCGGTGCCCAGTTCATCCGCACCGCGGCGATCCTCCAGCTGCTCATGGGCAACGTGGGCCGCCCCGGTGGCGGGATCATGGCCCTGCGTGGGCACGCGAGCATCCAGGGCTCGACCGACATCCCGACGCTCTTCAACATCCTGCCGGGATATCTGCCGATGCCCATGGTCGGTCAGCACGACACCCTCGAGGACTACCTGGCCAGCATCGCCAGACCACAGCAGAAGGGCTTCTGGACCGAGGCCAACAGCTACACGGCGAGCCTGCTCAAGGCGTGGTGGGGCGACGCCGCGCAGCCGGAGAACGACTTCTGCTACGACTACCTGCCCCGGCTGACGGGCGCCCACGGGACCTACCAGTCGGTCATGGCGATGCTCGACGACGAGGTCGAGGGCTACTTCGTCGTCGGGCAGAACCCCGCCGTCGGGTCCGCCCACGGCAAGATGCAGCGGATGGCGATGACCCACCTGAAGTGGGTCGTCGTGCGCGACTTCCAGCTGCTCGAGTCGGCGACCTTCTGGAAGGACTCCCCCGAGATCGCCACCGGTGAGCTGCGGACGGAGGACATCGACACCGAGGTCTTCTTCTTCCCCGCCGCCACCCACGTGGAGAAGTCGGGCACCTTCACCCAGACCCAGCGCATGCTCCAGTGGCACCACCAGGCGGTGCAGCCGCCGGGCGACGCACAGAGCGAGCTGGAGTTCTTCCACGAGCTCGGGGTGCGCATCCGCGAGCGCCTCGCCGGGTCGACCGACGAGCGCGACCGTCCGCTGCTCGACCTCACCTGGGACTACCCCAAGGACGAGCACGGGGAGACCGACGCCGAGGCCGTCCTGAAGGAGATCAACGGCTACCACCTCACCGGGGAGAAGGCCGGGCAGCTGCTCGACAAGTTCGCCGACATGAGGCCCGACGGTTCCACCGCCGGTGGGTGCTGGATCTACACGGGCGTCTTCGCCGGCGGGGTCAACAAGTCGGCCAACCGCGTGCCGGGCCAGGAGCAGGACGAGGTCGCCAAGGAGTGGGGCTGGGCCTGGCCGATGAACCGGCGGATCCTCTACAACCGCGCCTCCGCGGACCCGGAGGGCAAGCCGTGGAGCGAGCGGAAGAAATACGTCTGGTGGGACGAGGCAGAGGGGAAGTGGGTCGGCAAGGACGTCCCCGACTTCCCCGTCGACCGGGCGCCGTCGTTCCGTCCCGGCCCGGACGACAGCGGTCCGGGGGGACTGGCCGGTGACGACCCGTTCATCATGCAGTCCGACGGCAAGGGCTGGCTCTTCGCGCCCAAGGGCATGGTCGACGGGCCGCTCCCGACGCACTACGAGGCGCAGGAGTCACCCGTCGCCAACCCGCTCTACACCCAGCAGAGCAACCCGAGCCGTCTGGTCTACCCGCGCAAGGACAACCTGTGGAGCCCCTCCGGCACCGACCCCGGAGCGGAGGTCTACCCCTTCGTCTTCACCACCTACCGGTTGACCGAGCACCACACCGCCGGCGGCATGAGTCGGTGGCTGCCGTACCTGTCGGAGCTGCAGCCGGAGATGTTCTGCGAGGTCTCCCCCGAGCTGGCCGAGCAGCAGGGCCTGGTCCACGGCGATTGGGCGACGATCATCTCCGCGCGCAGCGCGATCGAGGCCCGGGTGCTCGTGACCGAGCGGATGACGCCGCTGACGATCAAGGGCCGCACCGTCCACCAGATCGGGTTGCCCTACCACTGGGGCGTCGGCCGTGACGCCGT
Above is a window of Janibacter cremeus DNA encoding:
- a CDS encoding PIG-L family deacetylase, producing the protein MTTTVFLHAHPDDEASGTAGSMILTSRAGHRVVLVYATFGEHGTVPPDLAEGRSLADHRRTEAMASARITGAARVEWLGYTDSGMSGWEQNAHATSFHGADLDEAAGRVAAVLDEEDADILVGYDWHGGYGHPDHVKVHHVAHRAAELAARRPRVLENTMNRDRLREQLAAAREMGLDPGFDADAPMDDGNLIGLPQSEIHHAVDVTEVIADKRAALTCHASQVDVQQMLAMPPEVYAEAFGTEHYAEPGRPPGMASSLPFA
- a CDS encoding HAD family hydrolase, whose protein sequence is MTSSAAVLERTFDAVIFDNDGTLVDSSASVERSWVRWAREHGIDPERLRGFHGMPAAAIIEQVGPHLEARDALARIEELEIADVTGIVALPGVLEAIAVLSGAEPPTPFAIATSATRALAETRLAAAGIDVPAGFVTVEDVERGKPHPDPFLLAAERLGVDPARALVCEDAPSGIDAARAAGCTVLAVTTTTTTNELARADLVVGSLADVAFAAVDGRVRVALR
- the fdh gene encoding formate dehydrogenase; the encoded protein is MAPKDSTFLGWPVLRQLASGDFLGRGNAVTSRRTREVEARTTTADRVVQSVCPYCAVGCGQRVFVKDEKVVQIEGDPDSPVSRGRLCPKGAASEQLVNSPSRQTHVLYRAPGASEWQRLDRDEAIDMVADRYLEARANKWQEFDDKGRRLRRTMGIASLGGATLDNEENYLMKKLFTASGAIQIENQARIUHSATVPSLGSSFGRGGATQYLQDMANSDCIIIQGSNMAECHPVGFQWVSEAKARGARIIHVDPRFTRTSAIADTHAAIRAGTDVVLLGALINHVLSNDLYFHDYVVSYTNAATLVSEDFRDTEDLDGVFSGYDPETGKYDMTSWGYEEGSEPPSESDPGDKVGGPESEHGGTKASRAAGDQHGGAGPTLENGSVTRDETLQHPRTVFQLLKRHYQRYTPEMVADVCGIPVEQFHEIADALTANSGRERTTCFAYALGWTQHSLGAQFIRTAAILQLLMGNVGRPGGGIMALRGHASIQGSTDIPTLFNILPGYLPMPMVGQHDTLEDYLASIARPQQKGFWTEANSYTASLLKAWWGDAAQPENDFCYDYLPRLTGAHGTYQSVMAMLDDEVEGYFVVGQNPAVGSAHGKMQRMAMTHLKWVVVRDFQLLESATFWKDSPEIATGELRTEDIDTEVFFFPAATHVEKSGTFTQTQRMLQWHHQAVQPPGDAQSELEFFHELGVRIRERLAGSTDERDRPLLDLTWDYPKDEHGETDAEAVLKEINGYHLTGEKAGQLLDKFADMRPDGSTAGGCWIYTGVFAGGVNKSANRVPGQEQDEVAKEWGWAWPMNRRILYNRASADPEGKPWSERKKYVWWDEAEGKWVGKDVPDFPVDRAPSFRPGPDDSGPGGLAGDDPFIMQSDGKGWLFAPKGMVDGPLPTHYEAQESPVANPLYTQQSNPSRLVYPRKDNLWSPSGTDPGAEVYPFVFTTYRLTEHHTAGGMSRWLPYLSELQPEMFCEVSPELAEQQGLVHGDWATIISARSAIEARVLVTERMTPLTIKGRTVHQIGLPYHWGVGRDAVVEGDGANDLLGVVLDPNVQIQESKVGSCDIRPGRRPRGEELLRLVAEYQSRAGTTVETSNERVNEVSPEIRERRAASRKQDPMEGDQ
- a CDS encoding integrase core domain-containing protein, coding for MSQQAVSVEVRLAVGAHAVLEDASGTSVSELCKQQGISRDTYYRYRRRMREEGVQGLVPRSRRPNNSPRATDADTVAAVLDKHDELVAEGWDGGAMSVHDWLTLAGVEVPSARTCHKILTDHGRTEPTPSKRPKSSYRRFEAMKPNGVWQLDGHEVKLTEGKGVVLRFQDDHSRMLMASRAASAETGEDTWKCMVAAMDRHAKPAFIQCDNSTAFTARLIKGGGYSILEARLHRIGVGMINSSPKHPQTNGKKEREWQTLEQWLRARERATDLPELQRLLDAYDLIFNTERPHQGIAGSTPARRYAATDKALPDPEQLKERQFVREVTLPPAGYFDLPGARVSLGVAWAGATLHYLIDQDHAVLFHEERILGHIQLDPDKITTPKTGRTYYRVEARP
- a CDS encoding nucleoside deaminase; the protein is MIDPTDRRHLLRAVELAEEALDAHDEPFGSLLVTADGIVRLEDRNRVSGGDHTQHPEFAIARWAAQHLTPQERAAATVYTSGEHCPMCAAAHGWVGLGRIVYASSSAQLAQWADELGLPPAPVATIPITTIVPGAVVDGPDEELARQVRALHARRV
- a CDS encoding SDR family NAD(P)-dependent oxidoreductase, which encodes MGRLRSSPVTEPTDRPGVDPDDLATTLRVLGMLHELPAGHEDVATVKRAAGTMYNRVRKARRREARRAERAPKVAHDTAVLEATATGSPMRIDDETKGVTLTSSVAGGRRFAGELQIPRGCYVCHEKYTLVDSFYHWLCPDCAAASHTRRDQGTDLRGRRALLTGGRAKIGMYIALRLLRDGADLTITTRFPRDAARRFAELADSPEWIERLTIVGIDLRDPTQVVALADEVAAAGPLDILINNACQTVRRSPGAYSHLVEGESQPLPSGGPSPTMLSFDRVSEAHPAALVGTLGEHPVPHADVAARSAADMTRLALQAGGASLEAHRAGTAVDAGGLLPDVVTTNSWKQTVDEVDPLELLEVQMCNSVAPFLLVSRLRPAMRAAVERRREQLAHRDTARAYVVNVSAMEGQFSRRYKGAGHPHTNMAKASLNMLTRTSAGEMYTSDRILMTAVDTGWITDERPHHEKLAIAEEGWHAPLDLVDGAARVYDPIVRGERGEDLHGVFLKDYEPHPW
- a CDS encoding HpcH/HpaI aldolase family protein, producing the protein MYATSSSAPEPPPPPAIGPASRGLWLMGSDVDLARRLARSGFDWIALDAQHGAIDRSALVDLGRALGDVGTNFVVRVPGVDHSWIGASLDAGAAGVVIPSVTSVDDAQAGVRATFYPPLGERSWGPLTPMWDGYAPDAERANAHVQCAVMIETAGALEAVEEIAALDGVGLLFLGPVDLSLSLGVSVDELLADDSPTGPVPRILAAARRNGSDVAAFAGDPSRVPALRALGIDRVAVATDIALVALGAERVLDLT